The Miscanthus floridulus cultivar M001 chromosome 7, ASM1932011v1, whole genome shotgun sequence genome includes a region encoding these proteins:
- the LOC136463396 gene encoding glutaredoxin-C3-like, whose product MQYAAAEQAWYMPAAVAATTMAESAVASVERLASESAVVVFSVSSCCMCHAVKRLFCGMGVHPTVHELDLDPRGRELERALARLLGYGPAGSPVVPVVFIGGKLVGAMDRVMAAHINGSLVPLLKEAGALWL is encoded by the coding sequence ATGCAGTACGCGGCGGCGGAGCAGGCGTGGTACatgccggcggcggtggcggcgacgacGATGGCGGAGAGCGCGGTGGCGAGCGTGGAGCGGCTGGCGTCGGAGAGCGCGGTGGTGGTGTTCAGCGTGAGCAGCTGCTGCATGTGCCACGCCGTGAAGCGGCTCTTCTGCGGCATGGGCGTGCACCCGACGGTGCACGAGCTGGACCTGGACCCACGGGGGCGTGAGCTGGAGCGCGCCCTCGCCCGCCTCCTCGGCTACGGCCCCGCCGGCTCGCCCGTCGTCCCCGTCGTCTTCATCGGCGGGAAGCTGGTCGGCGCCATGGACCGGGTCATGGCCGCGCATATCAACGGCTCCCTCGTCCCGCTCCTCAAGGAGGCCGGCGCGCTCTGGCTCTGA